Part of the Mytilus trossulus isolate FHL-02 chromosome 2, PNRI_Mtr1.1.1.hap1, whole genome shotgun sequence genome is shown below.
CGGCTGGCCAtggtatacatgtaaataagaAATTCAGATAATGCAACAAATGATCTCATGAGAGACCTCACTGGCCTGCCTTGTAAGAATGGGAAGTCCTAACACAAGTGACAGATGTGCATTCAtctaaataaactgttatcacagagacaTGTCTCACTTTTAGGTAATTTcgataatgcaaatgttgaaatcaaaatagcaTCACTTTAATATGCAAGGTTTGGAAATATCCAAAGTCAATAAACCATGACTGAAGGTACATGGCTAAACATTCTCcttggaaatgagatgtgccaatgctaatgtaactgcataccaaatatctttGATTTACCACTAGTCACCATACACTAGAACTAATCACAAACTAGtacattgttgacgccgccgcCGGAAACAGCATATACCTATGCCTCGCTTTTCGACTCCGTCAAGCGAGACAAAAAGTGCACTGTCATTGGGATTTATAACAAGCGTCATACCCTGCAAAGAATATACACCTTGCACGGACAGTATCTAGAAGTTTTTGTAAGTGGAAAATACCTTGGTGTTAGTACCATTAGTCTGGACCTACAGTGGAATAAACACATTTACAACACCACCAGAAAAAAACAACCAGTACAAACAATCAGAGCAACAAAGTTTACAGCAACTCCTTTTCTCGTGTTCTATAACAGACTGATGGTGAGTTTCCTCACATGTCTTTACATGTCGTAGGATTGGCGCCATGACTTGCATGTCTTCTCTTTCTTATGGTCAtacaccacattttttttttagctttttcaGGCATTgcgtgttaaaaaaaaaaggattaaaatgtagaaataacCGACCGGTGACAAATATAGACTCATACTTTAAACTCTTTGATCTGATATAttcaatgaattcaaatagcctATAATTGGCATATAATTGAATATTAACAAATGAAAGCAACATAAGGGCTAAAACAAATAACGAACAGTCCTTTTTGTAACTAACAGTAGTTAGCTGGCTGACATTGCTTCTTGGTAGCTGCGAAAACGTAGCTCTATTGtcctttgaaattttttttgccATAGGTCAgcaaatatcaaaaatcatCAAAAGGACCTTAAGAGCTACGTTTTTGCAGCTAGCTTCTTGGTAGATTAGGAATCTGTAGCCGGTGTTGGCAAATTCAAAGGTACGCTTTAGCAGAAAGTTGTGTTACAAGAAAACCTCAGGTGTACCTTCTTGTAGATCTAGAAGAATCAACAGACCCGCTTGGAAGTGTTCTGAGCTTAGAAGGATCAAATGAAGAACAGTACTGTTTAGAAACATCATTCAGGTACCTGTAGTCATTTGTTTTAAGTATCTTTTACAGACTTTGCAAACATCATGTGCTATTATATATGTAGACTCGGAAGGATATATGTCAATCGGAGatatacagaagaagaaaaataactcGGCAACTCAATGATTATCTAGAATAACGTGATATTCCAAATGTTGTACTCGATATTTGGTTTCCAAATTTTTCAGGTATTGAAATGTAGCAACACGATTTCTTTTGAAAAGTGATAATTAGTCTTCCATGATCAAGATTTTAACATGCAAGACGAGAAAAAAAGGAAGGATCTTTTCGTAGAGGCAGTTCGAATTGAATATCCATGCAGGCTTCTGCTGTTAAGTCAACTTAAACCTTTAAATCTGGTCTTATTTCTTTGATTGCATTTAAATGTAAAGAGGATATCTCCGCTTAATAAAATGGAACTAAGGCAAAAGTTCGAGTACCTGTTGTAGTCATAAGTAGGTGGAGGGTCTGGATAAGGTTTACATAATAGataacaatgagtaaaacatgCCGAATAAAGAGGAAAACAATAAAGAATAAGTAATTTGGTGCCGAATTATAAAGAACGTATATAATTTGATCTATACATTCTATCCGAAATCTAAGACtctcttttgtagataatggctctaggaacaacatataataaaatcaaccctctcGGGGTATCCATGAAGAAGCTAATTTCAATTACAAGTGgaattttcttgttaaattttgtAGACACAGTTAATATCATAATTGGTTACATAACTGTTGTATAATACTAACATTGCTTTAATTTCAAAGAGTAATCTGTAAGCTATCCATAAATAccactttttataaaatttcaagcattataaagaaagttacagcattttaaaactgggGAATTGGAGGTTTCAAATCTTTGTATAGTGCTACCTTAATTCAAATAATCCTCTAAAACCGATATCAACAAGATGCCTTACTTTTCTTATTGtcaacaaacaatcaatattCATGAGGCAGATTTTTATCTCTGATGAGTATTTTTCAAACCGGAGCTAAAGAACAAGAATGAAAAACTTGCACTATCCTTGAACTTGTCATTCCGCCATAAAAGTGATGTTCTCTCGCTAAATAAAGTTTGGtcactatataaaaaaaatccatctaatCAAACTTATCtcgatacagttaagtctgctacATATCTTGATTTccatctaaaattgaaaaattaatgaagaACAAATCTTTATTACAACAGCTAGATCCTCTAACGGCAAACATTCTATATTTGAGGATAATGTTGAACACATCTTTTCCAtcgaatttcaaatataaaaggaaagCAAAAATACAGATAAGTCTGTCTCATATCTGACTAGACTTATAATAagcactagtaattttggggccctttatagcttgttgttcggtgtgagccaaggctccgtgttgaaggccgtacgttaacctataatggtttactttttaaattgttattcggatggagagttgtctcattggcactcacaccacatcttcctatatctatttataaggAGATCGTTTGAGAACAAAACTTTATTACAGTATAGGGGATTTAGACTTTTCGATTGTGACCATCCATTTTTTTGTAGCTACATTTCAGCATCGCCTGTATATCGAGCAGACCACTCAAAGTTGATACGCCATTCCAAAATTTAAGTTTCTTATCATATTTCTCACAAAAAAGGGTTAAATTAAGTCTTTCAGGGGAAATTATGGAACCAAGTTTCCAAATGCCATACAGTTAACGTAATTCTCTTCGAAAGTTAAGACACCATCCCGATTTGGTTCGCCTAGGGGATTTCTGGATCACTGATAACCACGGATATGTCCATTTGTCGATTCCAAAAATCCGTACTCTTTTCCTCGATTGTGACAGCATCGAATGCGAGTACTTTCCAAGAGCTGCATGACGTGTGTCGCTAGTGAAGCACCAAAGTGTTTGGTGTTgctcaatttttgtttttgatgtacattatataatttgtaacttttcaggaacttgtttgtctttttgtcgtcTTTAGGggtttttattcttattttgtaaTGCCGTTGTCAGTTCGCTTCCATTTATGAGTTATGAATGTCCTCTTGGTTTCTCCCGCTTAtattttctcaaatttatttaaaaaaaatacatactcTTCAAACACCGCAAAAATGTTTTACGATATTTGTGTAGCTCTTACATAACGGTTAGGATTCACATACACTTATTGGTCCTTTGGAGAAGAAAAAACTTAATGTATCGCAGTAAAATCTTGAATGTtgtcttttgtaaaaaaaaaaaaaaaaaccccaacacTATAATATAAAGTagttatctaaaataaataattcttatgatttatatttatttattgagaACTAGTCTATTAATTCAGACTTTATTCTAGCTTATAAAAGTTGCCAGAACGGTATGTTGCGCATTTCGTCTTGAGTCAATACTTTTCCGACTAAGTGTTGCAGTTTGTTCCTATATCATATTGTTCCACCACTTACCAAGACTAGAGGCGGTTGAAAGCTtatacaaacatgtttaaccccgccatgtTCTGTACCTGTCCCAAGGCAGTCCTGTAATCTAGTAACAGTCGTATGTTGCTGTCTACCATAGAAGGAACCAGGGTATCAGAGTTCtcgttttgttttgtgttgGTTTGATTTGGTTATAGTATGGCCTGAGACTTTACTGCAATAAGGGTTTGCCCATCTTTGATGTCGTAGAAGGATATGCAATTGCTTTCATAATAATCGTTTGGTATAAAAAGATGGTGGTCTAATTGGCTAGCATACTACAtctctttatttctttattacatTACAACCGTTTTACAATTCAAGAAACGAGTGTTATGCACATGATAGCCATAATTATACTTTCAAGTTCATCTGGCCTGCACGTATTGTACCTGGGTGTAATCTTAAAACAGAAATAACACGAATGTAAACCTTGATGTTCTAAGCATACCCCACTTGCAACTCAAACGTATCGGAGCACAGGAAGTAGGTTTCCGGAAAATTCCGTTAAAGAGCTCACTCGTACATTTTATCATTCATCATTGGCGCATTTATACGACTGTATACAGAAAGCTGTGatactatatttatgtttagTTGTAAACAACACGTGAATTTTCAAGCCCAATTCGCAGTTTTTTCGACACAAATATATCGGCGCAGAGTTCTCGGTAAATATGGTATTGTTTCATATGATCATAAACAGATTTCATGGTAACACCAGCGTTTACTAGTTTATCACTTGTGACAAGTTCCTCCATTTCAACTGACCTTTTATCTTTGTAATAAAAAGTAGGATAACCTCTTAATACCATGAAAACGACAACTGGTTCATAAACAGCTGtgtttgaaatagatttttctGAATCCGATGTTTCTTCGTCAAGAGATGTACAATGACGGTTCAAGCTTATTTCTTCTAACTCGTAAGTCTGTTTAGTTTCAGTTAATATAATTTGATTATCATCCAACTCTGATGATTCGTAATCATTATCCACATGGCTTTCTTGATGGTTAGTTCCATCCAGTTTGAATGTATTCTCGTCAACTATTTGTTGAATACTAGACGATTCCTGAAGCCTATCATTTTGCATCTTTCTGTCCATTTCAACAGAAACGTCAATAGTTTTCTCGTCCCTAACCATTGTTTCCAATGAATCTTTCTCCGGACACATTTCATTGCCACTACATCTTGCATCATCATTAAAATCCTTCCGTGAACAATCTGAAGGGGTCAAATTGTAACATGCACTTTTAGTTGCTGAATTGTCATTATTCGTTGTAAAGCTTTCAGTATCAGCTAATTTGTTATTGTTATCATTGATATCTGGTCGTATATTTTTTTGAACTGACTGTTCATTTGAGGGGCATTCGTTTGCATCATTCAATTCATAGTCAGTGTGGTGTGTATCATTCAATCCATAGTCAGTGTGGTGTGTATCATTCAATCCATAGTCAGTGTGGTGTGTATCATTCCATCCATAGTCAGTGTGGTGTGTATCATGCAATCCATAGTCAGTGTGGTGTGCATCATTTAATCCATAGTCAGTGTGGTGTGTATCATTCAATCCATAGTCAGTGTGGTGTGTATCATTCAATCCATAGTCAGTGTGGTGTGTGTCATCAACTGATAAGTCTGACAAATATTCTTTATTCTCATTGAGCTCTTCTGCGAGTAAATTAATCTCACTGACCTGATCCTCATCTTTACGATCATCTGTAACATTTTCTTGTTGTGTTAAACATAGATTGAAACCATCCAAGTTTGGAGATGTATCAACCGAAACTTCTTCTAACTGATTTGAATCGGTCGAAATGTCTTTTGATGTGTGTTTATTCGAATCATCCCTTAGGGGCATGTTTTGGTAAGTAACGCTTTTATTGACGCTACAACCTCTCCGGTCATCATCAGATCTGCATTTTTCAGTATGATTGATATTCATGGAAAGCCTATCAAAATTGGATTTAGAAACTGCCGCATTATTTCGAGGGGCGaccatttttacatatgttatTTCATTGTCAGAGTCTGATTCGTTACTTTGCATGTTTTGTGTATTGTTAGTTAACACTGAATCAGAGGGGTCATCTTGTTTGACATATATTGTTTCCTTGAATGAAGTTGACACTTTGTGCCGTTGAGATTCATGATCACGACGAATCTCTTGTGAACATTCATTTTGAGctatttgtaaattaatttgcCTTTTACTCTCCTCGGATGACAACCCTTTTTCCTGTAATATAGGAACAATACCAGGCGAACCATCCATACCGAATTGATATTTACAGTAACATAATTCAACATTAGGGTCATCTAAACCAATATATCCATTTTCATAAAACATGTCTAAGCTCCAAGCTCGAGCCTTGTTGATAACATTCATAtctttctgtaatatttttatgttgtaaGCAGTGATCTGGTTTGGGATGCTATACGATTGCCCAAGTACATTAAATAAACAATCATAGTTAGAGTCTATGCTACATAGTATCTTTGGAGGTAAGGATTTATTATCCCTCTCTGTCAGTTCCAATATTGCAACGTCCAGTTCTTCATTTGCGTATTGCATTTGTCCACGAAAATGAAAAATACGACTATCTTCCTTGAACTTATATGTATaaccaaagcatatataaacaTCTGGGCTTTCTAGATTTGATTCTTTGAAAATTCCACCAAAACCTAGAAAATAACGAAATTATGTGTACCTTCtaattatatattctttttataaacGATGAATTCAATCTTACTAAATGATAGTTCACATTATTTTTGTAGTGGAAATTCCCCGCGAACAGCTCTGAAATTCGCACTGCATTGTTTATGGGAAAATTTATATCTACCGCTTCAAACCATGTTTTCAACCTTTGTGAAATTTGCGACCGTCCGTTCACTGACGTTTTCGTACATGCATGCTTTGGCTGTACGTGTACATCAAATATGCACAGCACTTGGATGGActtaattatagaaaacttttgTCTCGACCTATATGTTGAACTAAGTGAATGTGATGATGATTCCTTATATACAATCTGTCTAGGAAAAAATCCTTCAACCATGCTTAGTGATCCCGACTTAGAGTCATTCAAGCAACTTTGCTACATCCATGTAACAAAATCTGCATCCGAATACAATCGTCATTTGAACAATATAGTATAATGCTAGCACATGTTATATCGACAGCACGCGATATAaactattttacttttgaactgAGCATTTTcatgtatatgtaaatattgCGTATTGCTTAcaactttatcatttatatgttcTGTTTTAATGTATTGTTCATGATTATATAATTCATGTAATCTCGGTAAAGaggaaataaagatatgaatgaaTCTGTTTATTTGAACTAAATTTTTTAGTTCTTGTTACTCTTGATTACGAAAGTCGGAAGTTTGGTATTTGGTCGACAGGCACTTGTTTCAGAATTTTGTTTCCCTATATACCTAAGTGCCTGTGATTTGTTCACGTGATTTAGATTGGTATGAACGAGGAGACGTTTCAATCTAAAACATGATAAGTCTTTATTTGTTTCTTGATCATGACATATATCAATGTTTATATGACTTGTGTACTTTATAACAATGACCAAGCAAGCAAGAAAATTGGCAAATGAatcgtgacgtcatacaacccTGTGTACCAAAacgctttttaaaaatatttacctgTTTTACCCACTTTTCATTCCTTTTGATATTGTGCATATTTAAATGTTCGCTACTCTGTTTCAAAATTACAAGCCTTTTAAaagacttttataaattgatagtacgtacttaaactaaataaaGGTACTTTAAAAGCAGAAATAAAGTAAAtgtcttatacatgtatctcgaAAAGAAGCACACGAAACCTTTATTTagatctggtttttttttatatactttctATTTATCATGTCGGAAAGAGTCTTTGAAAAAGCTTGTTATCTTGAAACAGAGTAATATCAGATCCTTTATTTTAAACCTAAATGTTTGGTTACAATTAAAGACCAACATGATATAGTCGTGAAACCATCTGTTAACAGTGTCAATCCGTCACGATATAAAACGTGTTCGCCTGTATGCCAAAACACACACACTTGTATAGTATCGAACTGTAACTTAAATTGTTAAACCGTTCAATGTGCAATCATGGGCTGTACGGTTTGTGATTAAAGCAGTGCTATGTTTTCATCTTGgctttataattatgaaaaacGTTATATATATGGCATGTGGTCTTTGGTAcagagttgtcttatttgcaatcataattataactattgttttaattacttCCACACTTGATCTTAgcttaaacagtatttataatGGATAAATTACAAGAACAAAGTATATTAGTGTTACATGAACTTCAAATATGGGATTCGgaaaaaagtttgtaaaaacttatataaatccgtTTCCTAATTTGATCTTGTTACCAATAACTGTTATATAAAACTACTCTTTGGGGTCATATCAGTATGAATTTATATAAGGATGATAAATGATCTTACTGCATATGTCTTTCACAAAATGTAGCGATGTCATTACATATTTCTCTCCAACTCGGAATCCGGTACCGTAGGTTAGGTATCCCATTATCAGACCAACAGATTTAGATGTCTTTTCAGCAAGTTGTATTGAGATTCTGTCCTTGTCAGAATCTGTTGTTGTATgcaattcaatttttgaaactGTTACGTCATCATCTTGATCTTTTAATAATGCAGCTACAATTATAGTTTGATATATATGAACGGtttgtatattatgtttttgGTTACCATGCAGAAAATTGCTTTTACCTTTCGTTTAGTTTCAATGCATAGTACTGGAGTTATCGTTTATTTGGTTTATGTAACATAGAAATAAAGTAGTTACATTATAACTATTAGACTTTTTctagaaaacaaaaagaaacatggTAATAATCAATGTATGATTGTTTTCCTCTTTAACCAAAGAAACACATAAGTCTTCGCAAATGTCCTTTCATCTTTAATCAGTACTTTTTGTTTAGCAAGGGCAGACTTTTGTTATGCACTTtcaacacaggcacttgtctcagaaaacaaaaaatcctaTACTAGTACAATTTAAacaacacaggcacttgtctcagaaaattGTCTATGACTTTCAAATGTTCAAGACTGGAGTCTGCTATTAAAAGGGATATAAAAACGAACTCTCGTAGCTCTGATATGTAATTCGTGAAAAAATGGTACTGAGAAACATTGGACAGAAGCAATTTTTACAATGTATCAATATTCAAAAGTTGTTCAAAATTGGTGGTTTTTTTCGTGGGGAGTTTTACCTCCATTTTACCATTTAAAACCTTGATATTTGtgcacattttgttttatttttcacaaaatctTATTCCGAAATTGATTGATCAATTTtcacaacaaaaataacatgCACATCCACTCCGAATGCCTTGTGGTTGCGTctgtgaaaaataattaaaaatgatcACTTCACTGAATTAACCACTTGGAACCCTTCTTGGCCATGTCAGCTAGTAAACAccaatcctctatcaaggaaagCATGCTAAGAAACGCAAGATCTCGAATATCGTTTCAAATTGAAGATATAATTATACTCCGTATGCTGTTATTCAAGAAATGAGGCTGACGGAACCGAATATGTGGTATACTTCATTTCAAGTTCGACGGGATACTAGTAGATGCATTCATCAGGTCAGGGAAGGTTTTAAAACAGGACACATAAAACTTGGACAGCTATTTTTGATAGCCTCTTAGGTGCTATTTTACCGGCTCTCGAAAATAGCCTCTTTGGCGCTATACTTTGAACGTTATAAAGATACATAACTCAAGAACCATAAAAAAGACGCACTGCAAAAACTCCACTAAAGTCTTTGATCCATGCAGAATTGTGTTTTATGGTAATACGcatattgtgtataagttttatagtaTGATTTGGTTGAGGTAACCTAAAATAAACGAACAGAAACTAATGTTGGGACAAACAAGCACGTATGTACGGACGGACGGACCTACAGACCGTGACGCACAAGGGAAAAATGCTATCCCTCCTCCGCTGCGGCGGGCATAAAAATGAAGGGAACTTGCgtaaaaaatttagttttttttttaattgaagtaGCAATCTTTCCTAAAAGCCATAACTTAAACAGTTTTCGTATTTTTACGGTTAAATACAATCTGCTAGGTCAGAAGCATATTTAAATTCTCCCTCATAAATTCGTccgaatttaaaacatttctaatCTATATGCATGGCGAAATAAGAGGCAAGTCAAAATGTAGGTTTGGTTTGCTCGCAGTAACTTCGATAATATACTATGCAGAACGTGTTGTTACTTTGAAGTTACTGTGAGAACCTCGATACAAATTATCCAAGTATCGGACTTATATACCCCACCCGTATTCCCGCCTATGAAATGCTCGTGCAGTATTCACTAAAgatttgtatatatagataCTATCCAACCGGTTCTTAAACTTGTTTTACAACTTGGTTTACAAACCACAGTTACTAAAGATAGAAATAAATAACGGAAAACCCCAAATATAACGGaagagaaataaatatatatattgcgTCAGCTAGAGCTTTTGACTAAATtcgttaaaaattattatataacgtagaatataattttttttcttctttgaaatGCAAGTCTCTATATAATATGTATCAGTGACtgctaaaattaataaaaaggaATTGATAGTAAATAGCAAATACACATTATTTCTAGTAAacttcagtggcggatccaggggaggGTTCGTGCGATTGTAACCTCCCTATAGTTGAGataatcaatgcatttgaatgaggacataaAGTTGGACACCCCTTTCTCCTGAGTTGGGAACCCCCATTTCAAAAATGGCTGGACCCACGGATTCCATCCCTGAACGTATGTTCATATGATACAGAAAACGCGAAACTATTAAATAGAATGCTATTCAGTGAGAtaatgttcacccattttgcataatttgactattttcttgaaaatatattaaagtaaGCATGATAAGGGAAGAAATCATGTAAATGGCAAAATGATTGAtgaacacaggcacttgtttctgtcaataaaAGTACACCAGTCTTAGGAAGTTAATAGAACACAGCAATCCCATTGGTCACATTTTTCTGGTTTCTGGTAACTAGTATAAATAAACAGGTAACCAGATGAATTCGACCAATCATATTGCTGTGTTCTATTAACTTCCTAAGTAAACCGGAAGTTTAGTCCTTCCAAATTCAATGGTCTGGAAAAAAGTCTATAATTCTCATCTCAAGTGTGTTATACTGTTTGAGGGGTATTCTCAAGGTAcgtgagagttgtttcattgtataGATAATTCAATTACCGAAAGACTGGTGTACTTTTATTAATGAAAGGGGCAAgggaaagtaataaaatattggttGAAGCGAACACATTGAAAATTCCCGTTAGctaccttgtgttttttttgtactggtatggatagtaaaccccatattgacagaaacaagtgcctgtgttgatgaagcaaaaaagtcaaaaattttAAGCATACTTTATGggatgggttttgctcattattcGATATTGAAAGGCATATCTACAagtatagttgttaattgctacataattttgtacaaattcaATGCATATTATAGAGATATAtagcattggcaatcatacaaaatCCTTCtcattttatataaatggaaaatttaAGTTTAACCCTTTATGTTTcgctattatcttgaaaactacaTAATAAACAGAGAAAAACTCCCCCAGCAAAATTTGTAAGCAAGAAAAGATGATGATCTCCGAATAATTAAGTCAGCATACATTGTATTAACTGAAATTCTATTAATAGTCAAATAGGTCaacacatacatttgtatttgttacTTAGTTAATTTGTATTAAACCTGATCACTATATTGCATGCATAAATAGTGTGTGAATGATGGTTGTCACTGCTAATAAATCATGATGATGCTGTATATTTTACAGGGTGTGTGGTTTGACAGCCCCCTCTCCAAGAAGTCTCTGCATTGGCCTTTgcattatacattttgtacatctATAGATCACAAGCTAggcaacatattaaaataatcatgacaattaattttttttaaatactgtaaTTAATGTTTCCAAAACTTTCAGCATTTTCATATAAATCAAGAGTGAAAGAAAGAGTAGCATTGTCATATAATGGAAGGaatatcttcttcttcttctgatATACAGTTACAGCTTCATTATTATTGAAGATTACGAACAGTTGCATGCGCGGagtatatgattaaaaaatatgaacaaaaatttaTCTTTAACTTAGTAGAATACTTGGTGATATTTAcatgaaagaaaacaacaagttattaaaaaatatgtacattgttatttatagaattaaattatGTTGTGGAGAACAGTTGGTGTCAACTGATCTCTGTAAATTTCAATGGTTTGACTTGCTACCACAACTTGTGGCAACATGTTCCATTGAATGATTGTTTGCGGAAAGAATGACCATTTGTAGCTGTCTTTAGAGGTGGATATTTGCCGAAATGTTTGAGTATGTAATTTTCTTGTTCTAGTATCTGATGGTATGAGGACTAGTGATGGGATTGCAATGAGTCCATGGATGACCTTGTAGAACATGATAAGTCTGGTTTTGAGGCGGCGTTCACTGAGTGAGGGCCATTGTAGTTCGTTTAACATGGATGTAACACTACTGGTGTTGTGGTAATTGTTACATACATATCAGGCCGCACGCCTCTGTACCATTTCtagcttatttttataatctgCTGTGTGTGGATCCCATAGACTACAGGCATATTCAAGTTTTGGTCTCACTATTGATTGGTAAGCACGGGATTTGATACTGGAGTTAGAAATTTTTAGGTTTCGCCTAAGAAAGCCAAGAGATTTATTTCCATTTGATACAATGTTGTTGTAGTGAATGTTCCATTTTAAGTTAGACTGTAGGGTTATGCCAAGATATTTTGCAGATGTTACTAGTTCTAAAGTATGGTTATGAAGGATGTAATCGTGTttaaatagttgttttttttgtgtgatggTTAAGATAGTGCATTTTCCAGGATGGAAGGCCATGAGCCAA
Proteins encoded:
- the LOC134707639 gene encoding putative uncharacterized protein DDB_G0282133; the protein is MGKQGSKLLCGCGRKNTRPKTIIYHPSDEPELDIQQKAALLKDQDDDVTVSKIELHTTTDSDKDRISIQLAEKTSKSVGLIMGYLTYGTGFRVGEKYVMTSLHFVKDICSFGGIFKESNLESPDVYICFGYTYKFKEDSRIFHFRGQMQYANEELDVAILELTERDNKSLPPKILCSIDSNYDCLFNVLGQSYSIPNQITAYNIKILQKDMNVINKARAWSLDMFYENGYIGLDDPNVELCYCKYQFGMDGSPGIVPILQEKGLSSEESKRQINLQIAQNECSQEIRRDHESQRHKVSTSFKETIYVKQDDPSDSVLTNNTQNMQSNESDSDNEITYVKMVAPRNNAAVSKSNFDRLSMNINHTEKCRSDDDRRGCSVNKSVTYQNMPLRDDSNKHTSKDISTDSNQLEEVSVDTSPNLDGFNLCLTQQENVTDDRKDEDQVSEINLLAEELNENKEYLSDLSVDDTHHTDYGLNDTHHTDYGLNDTHHTDYGLNDAHHTDYGLHDTHHTDYGWNDTHHTDYGLNDTHHTDYGLNDTHHTDYELNDANECPSNEQSVQKNIRPDINDNNNKLADTESFTTNNDNSATKSACYNLTPSDCSRKDFNDDARCSGNEMCPEKDSLETMVRDEKTIDVSVEMDRKMQNDRLQESSSIQQIVDENTFKLDGTNHQESHVDNDYESSELDDNQIILTETKQTYELEEISLNRHCTSLDEETSDSEKSISNTAVYEPVVVFMVLRGYPTFYYKDKRSVEMEELVTSDKLVNAGVTMKSVYDHMKQYHIYRELCADIFVSKKLRIGLENSRVVYN